Proteins from one Litoribrevibacter albus genomic window:
- a CDS encoding HU family DNA-binding protein, with translation MNKSELIEAIAESADITKAEAGRALDATISAITGALQDGDQVALVGFGTFSVKERAARTGRNPQTGAPIEIAAAKIPGFKAGKALKDAVN, from the coding sequence GTGAATAAGTCTGAATTAATCGAAGCTATTGCAGAATCTGCTGACATCACTAAAGCTGAAGCCGGTCGTGCTTTGGATGCTACAATCTCTGCAATCACTGGCGCACTACAAGATGGTGATCAAGTTGCGTTGGTTGGCTTTGGTACTTTTTCTGTTAAAGAGCGTGCTGCTCGTACTGGTCGTAACCCTCAAACAGGTGCACCAATTGAAATTGCCGCTGCTAAGATTCCTGGCTTTAAAGCAGGTAAAGCGTTGAAAGACGCTGTAAACTAA
- a CDS encoding SurA N-terminal domain-containing protein, translated as MLQSIRNNTQSLFAKILVGLIVVVFALWGVDAIVGSFNGPKPAATVNGQDIDELKVQRAVELRKRELYSRFGESFDPSLIDDGLLRNAALEELINRTILSSDAEDQGLTFSDQALDQMIVSAPSFQVDGKFSEDAYDAAIRSLGYTRSSFRDMARQDMVVGQIRGGLSATSFVTEREAKQVAKLEQQRRDYAFTTIARSALEASVELTDEQIEAYYQENTSKYRTEEQVKVEYIALSVDDYTGKVEIKEEDLKALYNESIEEMEETEERKASHILIAVDDETSEEAAIAKLNDVKARVQNGESFDDLAKEMSDDPGSAQQGGDLGFAGKGTYVEPFENALFAMNVGDLSEPVVTQFGVHLIKLNDVRTQGIPTYDELKPRLEQDLRLAEAKTEFVAAGEELSNSAFSADTLQEVAKELSLQVVTTELFTRDGGADQVTSNPQIINQVFNEEFIQEGRPSDLIELSDEQSLVIRVVDHVVPETLALAEVKDQVVQALTKQVAQQKARDLADELLTHLRAGGELTQFEAQSDLTWSVIEQAGRTDSSANASINNKAFSLGLNEGSKSYDREVLPNGDVVVLRLDAVSNVDDLDEQDLDNAQQMLANQLARAEYQAYQRSLRDRAEIER; from the coding sequence ATGCTGCAGAGTATCAGGAATAATACGCAGAGCCTGTTTGCCAAAATTTTGGTGGGCTTGATTGTTGTGGTTTTTGCCCTTTGGGGTGTTGACGCAATTGTTGGTAGTTTTAATGGTCCTAAACCGGCCGCTACGGTTAATGGACAGGACATTGATGAGCTTAAAGTTCAACGTGCAGTAGAGCTTAGAAAGCGTGAGCTGTATTCCCGTTTTGGAGAGAGCTTTGATCCATCGTTGATTGATGATGGATTATTACGTAATGCAGCTCTCGAAGAGCTTATTAATCGAACAATTCTTTCTTCTGATGCTGAAGACCAAGGTCTGACCTTTTCAGATCAAGCGTTGGATCAGATGATTGTCAGCGCACCTAGTTTTCAGGTTGACGGAAAATTCTCGGAAGATGCTTATGATGCGGCTATTCGCAGTCTAGGTTATACGAGATCTTCTTTCCGAGACATGGCTCGCCAGGATATGGTTGTTGGCCAAATTCGTGGTGGATTATCTGCGACGTCTTTTGTTACTGAGCGTGAAGCAAAGCAAGTAGCAAAATTGGAACAGCAACGTCGTGACTATGCATTCACTACTATTGCTCGTTCGGCATTGGAAGCGTCTGTTGAGCTAACTGACGAACAGATTGAAGCCTATTACCAGGAAAATACCTCTAAATATCGGACTGAAGAACAGGTAAAAGTGGAATACATTGCTTTATCTGTTGATGATTACACTGGCAAAGTTGAAATCAAAGAAGAAGACCTAAAAGCGCTTTACAACGAAAGCATCGAGGAAATGGAAGAGACGGAAGAGCGTAAAGCTTCTCATATTCTGATTGCTGTCGATGATGAAACGTCGGAAGAAGCGGCCATCGCTAAATTGAATGACGTTAAGGCTCGAGTGCAAAATGGTGAGAGCTTTGATGATTTAGCGAAAGAAATGTCTGATGATCCAGGTTCAGCTCAACAAGGTGGTGACCTTGGGTTTGCTGGTAAGGGTACTTATGTTGAGCCTTTTGAGAATGCCTTGTTTGCGATGAATGTAGGTGATTTATCCGAGCCGGTTGTTACTCAATTTGGTGTGCATTTAATCAAGTTAAATGATGTTCGTACCCAAGGAATTCCTACTTACGATGAGTTAAAACCTCGTCTTGAACAGGATCTACGCTTGGCTGAAGCGAAGACTGAATTTGTTGCTGCTGGTGAAGAGCTATCTAACAGTGCATTCTCTGCTGATACGCTTCAGGAAGTAGCGAAAGAGCTGTCTTTGCAAGTTGTGACCACTGAGTTGTTCACTCGTGACGGTGGCGCAGATCAGGTAACCAGTAATCCTCAGATTATTAATCAGGTCTTCAATGAGGAATTCATTCAAGAAGGTCGTCCTAGCGATTTGATTGAATTAAGTGATGAACAATCCTTAGTGATTCGAGTGGTTGACCATGTGGTTCCTGAAACTCTTGCTCTGGCGGAAGTTAAGGATCAAGTGGTTCAGGCGTTGACTAAGCAAGTGGCTCAGCAAAAAGCTCGTGACCTTGCTGATGAATTACTAACTCATTTGAGAGCAGGCGGAGAGCTGACTCAGTTTGAGGCTCAGTCAGATTTGACTTGGTCTGTAATTGAGCAAGCAGGTCGTACAGATTCAAGTGCTAATGCTTCGATTAACAACAAGGCGTTCTCACTAGGTCTCAACGAAGGAAGTAAGAGCTATGATAGAGAAGTATTGCCAAATGGCGATGTTGTCGTGCTTCGTTTGGATGCTGTGAGCAATGTTGATGATTTGGATGAGCAGGATCTAGACAATGCTCAACAGATGCTAGCGAATCAATTGGCTCGTGCTGAATATCAGGCGTACCAACGCTCTTTACGAGATCGAGCTGAAATCGAGCGTTAA
- a CDS encoding PA2817 family protein — protein MSESRFAQLPETEQENLLFHLRLLKQSYEAFRDKEPFKGQELDQDAITFLAAFEQLIKDMVHIEPNHVFAGQKLVTQQIAKYPELTECWARDLLWYFGGDCLHYMPDEEIEKFQLLDDARYEAIDEGKPFDREKTRNRIFGLH, from the coding sequence ATGAGCGAATCACGCTTTGCCCAACTCCCGGAAACTGAACAAGAAAACCTTCTCTTTCATTTACGGCTACTTAAACAAAGCTACGAAGCCTTTCGTGACAAAGAACCTTTTAAAGGTCAGGAACTTGATCAAGATGCCATCACATTTCTGGCAGCCTTTGAACAATTGATTAAAGACATGGTTCATATCGAACCTAATCATGTCTTTGCAGGCCAAAAGCTTGTTACTCAACAAATCGCAAAATACCCAGAACTTACCGAATGCTGGGCCAGAGATTTACTTTGGTATTTCGGTGGAGACTGCCTACATTACATGCCCGACGAAGAAATCGAAAAATTCCAACTACTAGACGATGCACGTTACGAAGCCATTGATGAAGGTAAGCCTTTCGATCGCGAAAAAACCAGAAATCGTATTTTTGGTCTCCATTAA
- a CDS encoding ABC transporter ATP-binding protein — MFALEINGLEKTYANGTQALKGISLTVAKGDFFALLGPNGAGKSTTLGIVSSLVNKSSGSVKVMGFDLDKERVQAKMKLGVVPQEFNFNQFEKVFDIVVTQAGYYGISATVAKERAETYLRKLGLWDKRDTPARMLSGGMKRRLMIARALIHEPDVLILDEPTAGVDIELRRSMWTFLQEINQQGITIILTTHYLEEAEALCRNIAIIDQGDILVDCPMRELLGQMNKQTIVLDVDSNRLDEISLPDFPLTVVDEHTLEVVITKDQSLNDLFHQLTEQAVVVSSFRNKSNRLEEMFVSLLDRTPTETSVGQ; from the coding sequence ATGTTTGCACTTGAAATAAATGGGTTAGAAAAAACCTACGCTAACGGTACTCAGGCACTCAAGGGGATTTCCCTGACGGTTGCTAAAGGGGATTTTTTTGCCTTACTTGGCCCTAATGGCGCAGGTAAATCTACCACGTTGGGTATTGTTTCTTCATTGGTGAATAAGTCTTCCGGCTCGGTAAAGGTGATGGGATTCGATCTGGATAAAGAGCGAGTTCAGGCCAAGATGAAACTTGGGGTTGTCCCTCAGGAGTTTAACTTTAATCAGTTTGAAAAAGTCTTTGATATTGTTGTTACTCAAGCTGGCTATTACGGTATTTCGGCAACTGTAGCTAAAGAGCGAGCGGAAACATATTTAAGAAAACTAGGCTTATGGGATAAACGCGATACGCCGGCTCGAATGCTGTCTGGCGGAATGAAACGTCGTTTGATGATTGCCCGAGCCTTGATTCATGAACCGGATGTTTTGATTTTGGATGAGCCTACAGCCGGTGTTGATATTGAACTCAGGCGTTCAATGTGGACTTTTCTTCAAGAAATAAATCAGCAGGGCATTACCATTATTTTAACCACGCATTATCTGGAAGAGGCCGAAGCCCTGTGTCGAAATATTGCCATTATCGATCAAGGTGATATTTTGGTTGATTGTCCTATGCGTGAATTATTAGGGCAAATGAATAAGCAGACCATAGTCTTAGACGTCGACTCAAATCGGCTTGATGAGATTTCGTTGCCTGATTTTCCTCTAACGGTAGTGGACGAACACACCCTCGAAGTTGTTATCACCAAGGATCAATCCTTAAATGATTTGTTCCACCAACTAACAGAGCAAGCGGTGGTTGTTTCAAGTTTCAGAAATAAATCGAATCGTTTGGAAGAGATGTTTGTATCCTTGTTGGATCGAACACCAACTGAAACATCAGTCGGGCAGTAG
- a CDS encoding ABC transporter permease, with protein sequence MGARANWIAFWTIIVKEVRRFSRIWGQTILPPAITMTLYFIIFGNLIGSRIGEMGGYSYMEFIAPGLIMMSVITNSYSNVVSSFFGNKFQHSVEELLVSPIPNWIILLGFTLGGVARGLAVGLIVTLVALFFVDLPLYSLSIIALTVFFTAFLFSLGGFLNALFATTFDDISIVPTFVLTPLTYLGGVFYSIKLLPEFWQSVSTLNPILHMVNAFRYGFLGITDIDLVLALGMIFLTSIILFGVCLHLLNKGVGIRQ encoded by the coding sequence ATGGGTGCAAGAGCAAATTGGATCGCCTTCTGGACGATCATTGTAAAAGAAGTAAGACGTTTTTCTCGAATCTGGGGGCAGACTATCTTGCCACCGGCCATAACCATGACCCTCTATTTTATTATTTTTGGCAACCTGATCGGTTCCCGAATTGGTGAAATGGGCGGATACAGCTATATGGAGTTTATTGCTCCTGGCTTGATCATGATGTCAGTGATTACTAACTCTTATTCAAATGTGGTTTCTTCATTTTTTGGGAACAAGTTCCAGCACAGCGTTGAAGAGCTTCTGGTATCACCGATTCCTAACTGGATTATCTTGCTTGGCTTTACTCTGGGTGGTGTTGCTCGAGGCTTAGCGGTTGGTTTGATCGTTACTCTGGTTGCCCTGTTTTTTGTGGATTTGCCACTTTATAGCTTGTCGATCATTGCTCTTACGGTGTTTTTTACCGCGTTTTTGTTCTCGCTGGGGGGCTTTCTCAACGCGCTTTTTGCAACGACGTTTGATGATATTTCTATTGTTCCTACCTTTGTTTTGACGCCGTTAACGTATTTGGGTGGGGTCTTCTATTCTATTAAGCTTTTACCTGAGTTCTGGCAGAGTGTTTCGACACTTAATCCTATACTTCACATGGTGAATGCATTTCGCTATGGCTTCCTGGGTATCACTGACATTGATTTGGTGCTTGCTTTAGGGATGATTTTTCTTACGTCAATTATCTTGTTTGGTGTCTGTTTGCACTTGCTGAATAAAGGCGTTGGAATTCGACAGTAG
- the queF gene encoding NADPH-dependent 7-cyano-7-deazaguanine reductase QueF (Catalyzes the NADPH-dependent reduction of 7-cyano-7-deazaguanine (preQ0) to 7-aminomethyl-7-deazaguanine (preQ1) in queuosine biosynthesis): MGGREVDSSLGKDVEYEFNYNPELLFPIRRQEGRDRVGIDSQHLPFEGIDIWTGFEISWLNAKGKPVVRVAEFTLPSNTPNLIESKSFKLYLNSFNQTVFESEQKAVEAMQRDLSEAAGGKVGVALYPVDSEHLNCSQLTGECVDELDVSVDVYEPDPGLLVSDADEQVSEVLYSHLLRSNCPVTGQPDWGTLVVHYTGNKLDREAFLKYVISFRQHTGFHEQCVEQAFVDIKKATNAKELVVYARYLRRGGLDINPYRSMNGPLPSECLQHRFHRQ, encoded by the coding sequence ATGGGTGGTAGAGAAGTAGATTCTTCGTTAGGTAAAGACGTTGAATATGAGTTTAATTATAACCCTGAATTGTTATTCCCGATTCGTCGTCAGGAAGGTCGTGATCGAGTAGGTATTGATTCTCAGCATCTGCCTTTTGAAGGTATCGATATTTGGACAGGCTTTGAGATCTCATGGTTGAACGCTAAGGGCAAGCCCGTAGTTCGTGTGGCAGAGTTTACCTTACCGTCTAACACTCCTAATCTTATCGAATCGAAATCTTTCAAACTTTATTTGAACTCCTTTAACCAGACTGTCTTTGAATCAGAGCAAAAAGCAGTTGAGGCTATGCAGCGAGATTTGTCGGAAGCGGCTGGCGGGAAGGTTGGCGTTGCTCTGTATCCTGTCGATAGTGAGCATTTGAACTGTTCTCAGCTCACAGGGGAGTGTGTGGACGAATTAGACGTGTCTGTAGATGTCTATGAGCCAGATCCTGGATTATTGGTGTCTGATGCGGATGAACAGGTATCAGAGGTGCTCTACAGTCACTTGTTAAGATCAAACTGTCCTGTGACCGGTCAACCAGATTGGGGAACCTTGGTTGTCCATTATACCGGGAACAAGTTGGATCGGGAGGCGTTTTTAAAGTACGTTATCTCGTTCAGGCAGCACACAGGCTTCCACGAGCAATGTGTTGAGCAAGCGTTTGTCGATATTAAAAAGGCGACAAACGCCAAAGAGTTGGTGGTGTATGCGCGTTATTTGAGGCGTGGCGGGCTAGATATCAACCCTTACCGTTCAATGAATGGACCTTTGCCGTCTGAGTGTTTACAGCATCGTTTCCATCGTCAATAA
- a CDS encoding adenylate/guanylate cyclase domain-containing protein — translation MSLGNNNTSEVKHVTTIEQLFSNADYYIRTIAYLAGAFAITVGIFNDHYPQSAWYMVTFAIIYPHILHAILQSSNIKRITTSRFIALHMDAIYGGVWLFWIQFSLAPSILLITMLSFALIVAGGIRLLLTGNATLIAVSFILSSIFGFKFVQHAPLVVSIAYSIGTMVFLSVAAYYIHIQANMLYNAKQEIECQQSRANELALKMSKYLAPQVWQTIFSGKKDVALETQRKKLVVFFSDIKGFTQLSDELEPEVLTELLNQYLTDMCDIALKHGGTIDKFIGDSLMIFFGDPTSEGTKADAQKCVAMAIAMRKHMKVLQQKWSSQGIKTPLQIRMGINTGYCTVGNFGAEQRMDYTIVGKEVNLASRLESLADAGEILLSYETFSLIKDTVMCRDKGEIQVKGFSRPLPIYQVVGFRKELGCESGYMEHQLDGFSMYLDEEKLQARDKERVLAALESATAKIREQVEFESNDPFKELIDDGNDAVNTQTAKVHSLNGKG, via the coding sequence ATGTCGCTTGGAAATAACAACACTTCAGAAGTAAAACACGTAACGACGATCGAACAGCTTTTTTCGAATGCTGATTACTACATTAGAACCATTGCCTATCTGGCTGGTGCGTTTGCCATTACGGTCGGGATTTTCAATGATCACTATCCACAATCAGCGTGGTATATGGTCACGTTTGCGATTATCTATCCGCATATCCTGCACGCCATTCTTCAAAGCAGTAATATAAAACGGATTACTACCAGCCGTTTCATTGCACTGCATATGGACGCCATCTACGGTGGCGTGTGGTTATTCTGGATACAATTCTCGCTTGCCCCCTCCATCTTATTAATCACTATGCTCAGCTTTGCTTTGATTGTGGCCGGAGGCATTCGACTATTACTTACCGGCAACGCAACACTCATCGCTGTTTCCTTTATTCTTTCTTCCATATTTGGCTTCAAGTTTGTACAACATGCCCCACTGGTTGTAAGCATTGCGTATAGCATCGGAACAATGGTATTCCTCTCAGTTGCGGCCTATTACATTCACATCCAGGCAAACATGCTCTACAACGCCAAACAAGAAATTGAATGCCAACAATCCAGAGCAAATGAACTGGCATTAAAAATGTCGAAGTATCTGGCACCTCAAGTGTGGCAAACCATTTTTTCCGGAAAGAAAGACGTCGCCCTAGAGACTCAACGCAAGAAGCTAGTGGTTTTTTTCAGCGATATTAAAGGCTTTACTCAGCTTTCAGACGAACTTGAACCGGAAGTACTGACTGAACTACTGAACCAATACCTCACCGACATGTGTGATATTGCATTAAAGCATGGCGGTACTATTGATAAATTCATCGGTGACAGCTTGATGATTTTCTTTGGTGACCCAACCTCAGAAGGCACCAAAGCCGACGCCCAAAAATGCGTAGCGATGGCAATTGCCATGCGTAAACACATGAAAGTTCTCCAACAAAAATGGAGTAGCCAAGGCATTAAAACGCCTCTTCAAATTCGCATGGGAATCAACACCGGTTATTGTACGGTTGGCAACTTTGGTGCTGAGCAGCGAATGGACTACACCATTGTCGGCAAAGAAGTGAATTTGGCCAGCCGACTGGAAAGCCTAGCAGATGCAGGCGAGATTCTACTGTCTTATGAAACCTTCTCTTTGATCAAAGACACGGTCATGTGCCGTGATAAAGGGGAGATTCAGGTAAAAGGCTTCAGCCGCCCTCTCCCAATCTACCAAGTAGTTGGTTTCCGTAAAGAACTGGGCTGTGAAAGCGGATATATGGAACATCAACTAGATGGCTTCTCTATGTATCTAGACGAAGAGAAGCTTCAGGCGAGGGATAAAGAACGGGTCCTTGCTGCATTAGAATCTGCTACGGCCAAAATACGCGAGCAAGTGGAGTTTGAGAGCAACGACCCGTTTAAAGAACTTATTGACGATGGAAACGATGCTGTAAACACTCAGACGGCAAAGGTCCATTCATTGAACGGTAAGGGTTGA
- a CDS encoding DUF962 domain-containing protein: MATNQEFTSFSEFYPFYLGEHQNQTCRRLHVIGSLSVLSLLMYILVTQHFMMFLLLPVLGYGFAWVGHFFFEHNKPATFKYPFYSFVGDWVMLKDVLTGKIKF, translated from the coding sequence ATGGCGACAAATCAAGAATTCACTAGTTTTTCAGAATTTTACCCGTTTTATCTGGGCGAACATCAAAACCAAACCTGCCGTCGATTACATGTTATTGGTAGTCTGTCTGTTTTATCTCTTTTAATGTACATCTTGGTTACCCAACACTTTATGATGTTTCTCCTTTTACCTGTTCTTGGTTATGGCTTTGCCTGGGTTGGACATTTCTTCTTTGAACACAATAAGCCAGCAACTTTCAAATACCCTTTTTATAGTTTTGTGGGTGATTGGGTCATGCTGAAAGATGTGCTTACTGGTAAAATAAAGTTTTAA
- a CDS encoding nitroreductase family protein gives MEALELLTSRVSIPKLRAPAPSKDVMAQCYQAAMRAPDHGRLKPWRFIHIEGDGLDRLGQLYLDAENFDSVKDAGIEVSEVRQQKLLSMPKRAPLIVIVVAKVEQHPKVPREEQLMAAACAAYGLSVAVYDQGFGCMWRTGELAYHPLVKTGLELEENEEIVGYLYIGTPDCRPKTPKPEDLSQFVKTF, from the coding sequence ATGGAAGCCCTAGAGTTACTTACCAGTCGAGTGTCTATTCCCAAATTAAGAGCGCCAGCACCATCAAAAGACGTTATGGCTCAATGTTATCAAGCAGCAATGAGAGCGCCCGATCACGGTCGTCTTAAGCCTTGGCGTTTTATTCATATCGAAGGTGATGGATTGGATCGGCTTGGGCAGCTGTATTTAGATGCAGAGAACTTTGATTCTGTTAAGGATGCAGGCATCGAAGTGTCTGAGGTGAGACAACAGAAGTTATTGTCTATGCCGAAAAGAGCGCCATTAATAGTGATAGTCGTGGCTAAGGTTGAACAGCACCCCAAGGTTCCTAGAGAGGAACAACTAATGGCCGCAGCATGTGCAGCGTACGGTTTGTCTGTTGCTGTATATGATCAAGGGTTTGGTTGTATGTGGCGCACGGGTGAATTGGCGTATCATCCTCTGGTCAAAACAGGGCTGGAACTGGAAGAAAACGAAGAAATCGTTGGTTATCTGTACATAGGAACGCCCGATTGCAGGCCTAAAACTCCAAAACCTGAAGATCTTAGTCAGTTTGTTAAAACTTTCTGA